The following proteins come from a genomic window of Yinghuangia sp. ASG 101:
- a CDS encoding SDR family NAD(P)-dependent oxidoreductase, translating to MTETARLYGKTALVTGAGQGVGRGIALALAGEGATVVVAGRTESKLRTVAEEIAARGARAHVVTGDVGRREDVERMVAESVSASGGLDILVNNAQTSVQRLLKDTTAEDVDLAYRSGPLATFHAMLAALPHLRVNGGSVVNLGSSTAVLGDPGFGSYAMAKEAIRGLTRVAAREWGAYGVRVNTICPAASSPAADEYLQARPERLARLTAEFPLGRLGEPVNDIGRAVAALVSDDMAYLTGATLMLDGGRTIIS from the coding sequence ATGACGGAAACGGCACGGCTGTACGGTAAAACGGCGCTCGTCACCGGAGCCGGCCAAGGGGTGGGCCGCGGCATCGCGCTCGCCCTGGCCGGCGAGGGTGCCACGGTCGTCGTCGCCGGGCGCACCGAGAGCAAATTGCGCACGGTCGCGGAGGAGATCGCCGCCCGCGGTGCCCGAGCGCACGTCGTCACCGGAGATGTCGGGCGCCGCGAGGACGTCGAGCGGATGGTGGCCGAAAGCGTCTCCGCGAGCGGCGGTCTCGACATCCTGGTGAACAACGCCCAGACGTCCGTCCAGCGGCTCCTGAAGGACACCACCGCCGAGGACGTGGACCTCGCGTACCGGAGCGGGCCGCTCGCCACGTTCCACGCGATGCTCGCGGCACTGCCGCACCTGCGGGTCAACGGCGGCAGTGTGGTCAATCTCGGCTCCTCCACGGCGGTGCTGGGGGACCCCGGTTTCGGGTCGTACGCGATGGCCAAGGAGGCGATCCGGGGCCTGACCCGCGTGGCCGCGCGGGAGTGGGGGGCGTACGGGGTCCGCGTGAACACCATCTGCCCGGCGGCGTCGAGCCCCGCCGCCGACGAATACCTCCAGGCCCGTCCGGAACGACTTGCCAGGCTCACGGCGGAGTTCCCGCTCGGACGTCTGGGGGAGCCGGTGAACGACATCGGACGCGCCGTCGCGGCCCTGGTCAGCGACGACATGGCCTACCTGACGGGAGCCACGCTGATGTTGGACGGCGGTCGCACCATCATCTCTTGA
- a CDS encoding SDR family NAD(P)-dependent oxidoreductase produces the protein MNRLAGKTAVVTGAASGIGAVTAERLAAEGARTVVADLNLAGAQTVADRIIAAGGTALAVEVDLGDADSVPALIERTVREYGTIDVLHNNAAATHLAARSDPAVAEADPQVWDDTMRINVRGTVLAIKAAVPHMIEQGTGSIINTSSGSGLAGDLRNPAYGASKAALNNLTRYVATQYGKQGVRCNAIAPGFIVTGASSGSAHGAMQETMLRHHLTPRLGRPEDVANAVVFLASDEAGFITGQTLCVDGGLLAHQPYVADMRQG, from the coding sequence ATGAACAGGCTGGCAGGCAAGACCGCGGTCGTCACCGGCGCCGCGTCCGGCATCGGTGCGGTGACCGCCGAACGACTCGCTGCGGAGGGAGCCCGCACTGTCGTCGCGGACCTGAACCTCGCCGGCGCCCAGACGGTGGCGGACCGCATCATCGCGGCCGGCGGCACCGCACTCGCGGTCGAGGTCGATCTCGGCGACGCCGACTCGGTTCCCGCGCTGATCGAACGCACAGTTCGGGAGTACGGCACCATCGACGTCCTGCACAACAACGCCGCCGCCACACACCTGGCGGCCCGGTCCGATCCGGCCGTCGCCGAGGCGGACCCGCAGGTCTGGGACGACACGATGCGCATCAACGTGCGCGGAACGGTCCTGGCGATCAAGGCCGCAGTGCCGCACATGATCGAACAGGGGACAGGGTCGATCATCAACACCTCGTCGGGATCGGGGCTTGCCGGCGACCTGCGCAACCCCGCGTACGGCGCGTCCAAGGCGGCTCTGAACAACCTCACGCGGTACGTGGCCACCCAGTACGGCAAGCAGGGCGTACGGTGCAATGCCATCGCCCCCGGGTTCATCGTCACCGGGGCGAGCTCCGGGTCCGCGCACGGTGCGATGCAGGAGACCATGCTCCGGCACCACCTCACGCCCCGGCTGGGCCGACCCGAGGACGTCGCGAACGCCGTGGTCTTCCTCGCCTCGGACGAGGCGGGGTTCATCACCGGCCAGACACTCTGCGTCGACGGCGGACTGCTCGCCCACCAGCCGTACGTGGCCGACATGCGGCAGGGATAG
- a CDS encoding LLM class flavin-dependent oxidoreductase has protein sequence MKVGLWFDLRNPPNWRQDPAQLYGFTLEMCEEAERLGADSVWFSEHHLFEDAYLPQPLTFAAAAAARTRRVRVGTGILVAPLRKTPQLAEEAAVVDIISGGRLDLGLGAGYRVPEFRLFDADIEARYRTLDAQVGELRRLWTEEGVTPGPVQPRLPVWLGYQGPKGARRAGRMGERLLTANAASWPHYREGLLEGGHHPADGRMAGGIEAFVTDDPERDWPLVAPHIAYQLDSYRRYMVEGTGKPTPRPVDPEKLRGRAPRGPLSSYIFDTPEEVARQVWEYVGDAPVETVWFWASVAGLPPEAVARHVETICTRLRPLLQADPAA, from the coding sequence ATGAAGGTCGGCCTGTGGTTCGATCTCCGCAATCCGCCGAACTGGCGGCAGGACCCCGCACAGCTCTACGGCTTCACCCTGGAGATGTGCGAGGAGGCGGAGCGGTTGGGCGCCGACTCGGTCTGGTTCTCCGAACACCATCTGTTCGAGGACGCCTACCTTCCGCAACCCCTGACCTTCGCCGCCGCGGCAGCCGCGCGCACACGCCGGGTCCGCGTGGGAACGGGCATCCTCGTCGCGCCGCTGCGCAAGACACCGCAACTGGCCGAGGAGGCCGCGGTGGTGGACATCATCAGCGGGGGCCGGCTTGATCTCGGACTGGGCGCGGGCTACCGCGTGCCCGAGTTCCGGCTCTTCGACGCGGACATCGAAGCCCGTTACCGTACCCTCGACGCCCAGGTCGGCGAACTCCGCCGCCTGTGGACCGAGGAAGGGGTCACCCCGGGGCCGGTGCAGCCCCGGCTGCCTGTGTGGCTCGGTTACCAGGGCCCCAAGGGGGCGCGCCGGGCGGGCCGCATGGGCGAGCGTCTGCTGACCGCGAACGCCGCGTCATGGCCGCATTATCGGGAAGGGCTGCTGGAGGGCGGGCACCATCCGGCCGACGGCCGGATGGCGGGCGGCATCGAGGCGTTCGTCACCGACGACCCGGAGCGTGACTGGCCCTTGGTCGCGCCGCACATCGCGTACCAGCTCGACAGCTATCGCCGGTACATGGTGGAAGGGACCGGGAAGCCGACGCCCCGGCCGGTGGATCCGGAGAAGCTGCGCGGCCGGGCCCCACGCGGCCCTCTGTCCTCGTACATATTCGACACGCCGGAGGAAGTCGCCAGGCAGGTCTGGGAGTACGTCGGCGATGCCCCCGTGGAGACCGTATGGTTCTGGGCATCCGTCGCCGGGCTACCCCCCGAGGCCGTCGCCCGGCACGTCGAAACGATCTGCACGCGCCTTCGCCCGCTGCTCCAAGCCGACCCCGCGGCCTGA
- a CDS encoding PaaI family thioesterase — MTSSNRRETHTPRDVWAGSDFQEPPRTPGGVALCGACRVTGTCRLGVEREHLDEAGTAWFAVSCPRDQEGGPNVAHGGWTAAVLDECLGHLPLLNRTLSVTAELTVSFVKPVPVERPLRVRAWVDRREGSRWYISGDMVLLPGRAVIARASGIWVSRDPGHFDRHEQWLSEQDNASER, encoded by the coding sequence ATGACGTCCAGCAATCGCCGCGAGACCCACACTCCTCGCGACGTATGGGCCGGCTCGGACTTTCAGGAGCCGCCCCGCACCCCGGGCGGGGTGGCTCTCTGCGGGGCCTGCCGCGTCACCGGCACCTGCCGGCTCGGGGTCGAGCGCGAGCATCTCGACGAGGCGGGGACCGCGTGGTTCGCGGTGTCCTGCCCCCGAGATCAGGAGGGCGGCCCCAATGTCGCCCACGGCGGCTGGACGGCCGCCGTGCTGGACGAGTGCCTGGGCCACCTGCCGCTGCTCAATCGCACCTTGTCGGTCACCGCGGAGCTGACGGTCTCCTTCGTCAAGCCCGTCCCCGTGGAGCGCCCGTTGCGGGTCCGCGCCTGGGTGGACCGGCGCGAGGGATCGCGCTGGTACATCTCCGGCGACATGGTCCTGCTGCCGGGCCGCGCCGTGATCGCCCGCGCGAGCGGCATCTGGGTCAGCCGTGACCCGGGGCACTTCGACCGGCACGAACAGTGGCTTTCCGAGCAGGACAACGCGTCGGAGAGGTGA
- a CDS encoding enoyl-CoA hydratase-related protein, whose protein sequence is MTIEPNRADTPEAGTEAAPVILWEEHDGGVVVLTLNRPEHYNAWTLDMELRYNELLDRAETDPDVRAVVLTGAGRGFCPGMDMSVLDAASSGARPWPTDQLPPRSRPMSFPKPMIAAVNGACAGIGFNQALMCDVRFSVPGARFAAAFSRRGLVAEDGVSWILPRVVGMGHATDMLLSSRKVTASEALAMGLVNRLVEPDELLPTALEYAGELARECSPYAMSLIKRQLVDDANRGFVEARDVARGLLAEAKQAPDYREGVRSFIEHRPPRFAGLGEKDGG, encoded by the coding sequence GTGACGATCGAACCCAACCGCGCGGACACGCCGGAAGCCGGCACCGAAGCCGCCCCGGTCATCCTGTGGGAGGAGCACGACGGCGGGGTCGTCGTGCTGACCCTCAACCGGCCCGAGCATTACAACGCGTGGACGCTCGACATGGAGCTGCGGTACAACGAACTGCTCGACCGGGCCGAGACCGATCCCGATGTCCGTGCCGTGGTCCTCACCGGCGCGGGGCGCGGTTTCTGCCCCGGCATGGACATGAGCGTGCTCGACGCCGCGTCCTCCGGGGCACGCCCCTGGCCCACCGACCAACTGCCCCCGCGCAGCCGCCCGATGTCCTTTCCCAAGCCGATGATCGCCGCGGTCAACGGCGCGTGCGCCGGCATCGGGTTCAACCAGGCGCTCATGTGCGACGTCCGGTTCTCGGTCCCCGGAGCCAGGTTCGCGGCGGCCTTCAGCCGCCGGGGACTCGTGGCGGAGGACGGTGTCTCCTGGATCCTGCCGCGCGTGGTCGGCATGGGCCACGCGACCGACATGCTGCTGTCCTCCCGCAAGGTGACCGCTTCCGAGGCACTTGCCATGGGCCTGGTCAACCGCCTGGTCGAACCCGACGAGCTGCTGCCCACGGCGCTGGAGTACGCGGGGGAACTCGCCCGGGAGTGCAGTCCGTACGCCATGTCGCTGATCAAGCGCCAGCTGGTCGACGACGCGAACCGCGGGTTCGTCGAGGCACGCGACGTGGCCCGTGGCCTGCTGGCCGAGGCCAAGCAGGCGCCGGACTACCGGGAGGGAGTGCGCAGCTTCATCGAACACCGTCCGCCCCGCTTCGCCGGGCTCGGTGAGAAGGACGGCGGGTGA
- a CDS encoding SDR family NAD(P)-dependent oxidoreductase translates to MGLLDGKVAIVTGGGRGLGRAHCLALADAGATVVVNDLGSGLHGEQVGESPADEVAAEITKAGGTAKASHCSVSDWQATEALVADTVAEFGRLDIVVNNAGIVRDRMLFSMSEADFDAVIAVHLKGTFALSRHACAYWRDSFKRGEPVAGRIVNTTSGTGLFGNVGQANYGAAKAGIANLTAITALEMRRYGVTANAISPIAATRMTADLAVGHSDIGADGFDPRDPANASGVVVYLASDASSWLTGQVLRIDGDKVNRLQGWTVTGIHPSRTGRAVTAEELIDALPQLYGTAPTGRPAVRLP, encoded by the coding sequence GTGGGGCTCCTCGACGGCAAGGTCGCCATCGTCACGGGTGGCGGCCGGGGACTCGGAAGGGCGCATTGCCTGGCCCTGGCGGACGCGGGCGCCACAGTGGTCGTCAACGACCTCGGCTCGGGATTGCACGGCGAGCAGGTCGGCGAGTCCCCCGCCGACGAGGTGGCCGCCGAGATCACCAAGGCGGGCGGCACCGCGAAGGCCAGCCACTGCTCGGTGTCGGACTGGCAGGCCACGGAGGCTCTGGTGGCCGACACCGTCGCTGAGTTCGGCCGCCTGGACATCGTGGTGAACAACGCGGGCATCGTCCGCGACCGCATGCTGTTCTCCATGAGCGAGGCCGACTTCGACGCGGTTATCGCGGTCCACCTCAAGGGCACGTTCGCGCTCAGCCGCCACGCGTGCGCCTACTGGCGAGACAGTTTCAAGCGAGGTGAGCCGGTCGCGGGCCGGATCGTCAACACCACGTCCGGCACAGGCCTGTTCGGCAACGTCGGCCAGGCCAACTACGGTGCGGCCAAGGCAGGCATCGCGAATCTGACCGCGATCACGGCCCTGGAGATGCGCCGCTACGGGGTCACCGCAAACGCCATCTCCCCGATCGCGGCCACCCGCATGACCGCCGACCTCGCGGTGGGGCACAGCGACATCGGCGCCGACGGCTTCGACCCCCGTGACCCGGCGAACGCCTCCGGAGTCGTCGTCTACCTCGCCTCGGACGCCTCCTCCTGGCTGACCGGGCAGGTGCTGCGCATCGACGGCGACAAGGTCAACCGCCTCCAGGGCTGGACGGTCACCGGCATTCACCCGAGCCGGACCGGCCGCGCGGTGACCGCCGAGGAACTGATCGATGCGCTGCCCCAGCTCTACGGGACCGCCCCCACCGGCCGCCCGGCGGTACGGCTGCCGTAG
- a CDS encoding family 1 glycosylhydrolase: MISAPSAADAPFGVYTDQAHRWIRDVRDVFAVTPSSYRAVAGWANLQPDGPTSWDAAALARCDRALDAFADAGGGPALTLLHGDMPPWVDEAGGWLDRDTASRFADFAHELGQRFGDRVSRWVTVGNMSQPVFDHVAGMFHLDRAAGVAGLPALHHLLLGSGLATQALRASDGTARVMTSSLLMGGYPATHDPADRLALELLENWAHRLFLDPMLHGSHVATDSGYSPVEETGCVRPGDMDTIATPQDALGLLWHVPSRVAAPENLLRVLSPNDRFRALNELNSLLALLGFTLIPMDDVETTVYGWPVVPEALADAVAALHDLYGEALPPVHIIDNGMCDVEPEADSPEATARRRTRLANQLSWLADLMDHGVDVRGYEYWSILDNLEFKFRYSRLYGVAVPDREHLPQPQIPYDWVHEGVFAAPVPSEPQPPAGRAESTRRLRLV, encoded by the coding sequence GTGATCAGTGCACCGTCCGCTGCGGATGCCCCGTTCGGCGTGTACACCGACCAGGCACACCGCTGGATCCGTGACGTGCGCGACGTCTTCGCCGTCACTCCGTCCTCGTACCGTGCGGTCGCGGGCTGGGCGAATCTGCAACCGGACGGTCCCACTTCCTGGGACGCGGCGGCGCTCGCCCGCTGCGACCGCGCGCTGGACGCGTTCGCCGACGCGGGCGGCGGGCCCGCGCTGACACTGCTCCACGGGGACATGCCGCCCTGGGTGGACGAGGCGGGTGGCTGGCTCGATCGTGACACCGCGTCGCGCTTCGCCGACTTCGCGCACGAGCTCGGACAGCGGTTCGGTGACCGCGTCTCGCGCTGGGTGACCGTCGGGAACATGTCCCAGCCGGTGTTCGACCACGTCGCGGGCATGTTTCACCTCGATCGCGCGGCGGGTGTGGCTGGCCTTCCGGCCCTGCACCACCTCCTGCTGGGCTCGGGCCTCGCCACCCAGGCGCTGCGTGCCTCCGACGGGACAGCGCGGGTCATGACCTCGTCCCTGCTCATGGGCGGGTACCCCGCAACCCACGACCCGGCGGACCGGCTTGCCTTGGAACTCCTGGAGAACTGGGCGCACCGCCTCTTCCTGGACCCCATGCTGCACGGCAGCCATGTGGCCACCGACAGCGGCTACTCCCCTGTTGAGGAAACCGGGTGCGTGCGCCCCGGCGACATGGACACCATCGCCACTCCGCAGGATGCGCTGGGCCTGCTGTGGCACGTGCCGTCGCGGGTCGCCGCGCCGGAGAACCTGCTCCGTGTGCTGTCCCCGAACGACCGCTTCCGCGCTTTGAACGAGCTGAACAGTCTGCTCGCGCTGCTGGGTTTCACGCTCATACCGATGGACGACGTCGAGACCACCGTGTATGGGTGGCCCGTGGTGCCCGAGGCGCTGGCGGACGCGGTGGCGGCCCTTCACGACCTCTACGGCGAGGCACTCCCGCCGGTGCACATCATCGACAACGGCATGTGCGACGTCGAGCCGGAGGCCGACTCCCCCGAGGCCACCGCGCGGCGGCGCACCCGACTCGCCAACCAGCTCTCCTGGCTCGCCGACCTGATGGACCACGGTGTGGACGTGCGGGGGTACGAGTACTGGAGCATCCTCGACAACCTTGAGTTCAAGTTCCGCTACTCGCGGCTGTACGGGGTCGCCGTGCCCGACCGCGAGCACCTTCCGCAGCCCCAGATCCCGTACGACTGGGTGCATGAAGGCGTTTTCGCCGCTCCCGTGCCGAGTGAGCCCCAGCCACCCGCCGGGCGGGCGGAGAGTACGCGCCGGCTTCGGCTCGTCTAG
- a CDS encoding CaiB/BaiF CoA transferase family protein, which translates to MPSTALAGIRVLDLSRVLAAPLATQWLADLGAEVIKVERPGSGDESRTYGPPFLADASGEPTDTAAFYLACNRNKQSITVNHAIPEGQELIRRLAARSDVVVENFRAGTLRKYGLDHESLRELNPGLVYLSVTGFGQDGPYATRPGYDGVFQAMSGMMSVSGHPDEPMKVGVSMVDILTSLYGGMAVLAALRHRDETGEGQHIDLSLLDCGLASLSHFAMNYLVGGEVPQRRGNGGYGGIPSQAFMCQDRPLFLVAGNDKQFAAFCAAAGREDLLTDPRFAGTSARIANREKILPVLEGIFRTRTRDEWLALLEAHDVPASAIHEMPEVFADPQVRHRRMLVEVDDPVSGRLPLLANPIRLSATPVDAYKAPPRLGEHTAEVLARLADVGEAELEELRRAGAV; encoded by the coding sequence ATGCCGTCGACAGCCTTGGCCGGTATACGAGTTCTGGACCTGTCCCGCGTGCTCGCCGCCCCGTTGGCCACGCAGTGGCTGGCTGATCTCGGGGCCGAGGTGATCAAGGTCGAGCGCCCGGGAAGCGGTGACGAGTCCCGCACCTACGGGCCGCCCTTCCTGGCGGACGCGTCCGGCGAACCCACCGATACGGCGGCGTTCTACCTCGCCTGCAACCGCAACAAGCAGTCGATCACCGTCAACCACGCGATCCCGGAAGGGCAGGAACTGATCCGGCGGCTCGCCGCCCGCAGCGACGTCGTGGTGGAGAATTTCCGCGCCGGCACGCTGCGCAAGTACGGACTCGACCACGAAAGCCTGCGCGAGCTCAATCCTGGTCTGGTCTACCTGTCGGTCACCGGCTTCGGGCAGGACGGTCCGTATGCGACCCGTCCCGGCTACGACGGCGTTTTCCAGGCGATGTCCGGCATGATGAGCGTCTCCGGTCATCCGGACGAGCCGATGAAGGTCGGCGTGAGCATGGTGGACATCCTGACCAGCCTTTACGGTGGCATGGCCGTCCTGGCGGCACTTCGCCATCGGGACGAAACCGGTGAGGGCCAGCACATCGACCTCTCACTGCTCGACTGCGGCTTGGCGTCGCTGTCCCACTTCGCCATGAACTACCTGGTCGGCGGCGAGGTTCCCCAACGACGTGGCAACGGCGGCTACGGCGGCATCCCGTCGCAGGCGTTCATGTGCCAGGACCGGCCGCTGTTCCTGGTGGCGGGCAACGACAAGCAGTTCGCCGCCTTCTGCGCGGCGGCCGGACGCGAGGACCTGCTGACGGATCCGAGGTTCGCCGGCACCAGTGCCCGCATCGCCAACCGCGAGAAGATCCTCCCCGTACTGGAGGGCATCTTCCGCACCCGCACCCGCGACGAGTGGCTGGCCCTGCTGGAGGCCCACGACGTTCCGGCGAGCGCGATCCACGAGATGCCGGAGGTCTTCGCCGATCCCCAGGTGCGGCACCGCCGCATGCTCGTGGAGGTCGACGACCCGGTCTCCGGGCGCCTGCCGCTGCTGGCGAACCCGATCCGGCTGTCGGCCACCCCCGTGGACGCGTACAAGGCCCCGCCCCGGCTCGGTGAGCACACCGCAGAGGTCTTGGCCCGCCTCGCGGATGTCGGGGAGGCCGAACTGGAAGAACTGCGGAGGGCGGGCGCGGTCTGA
- a CDS encoding SDR family NAD(P)-dependent oxidoreductase, producing the protein MTGTPHAAVPGGEARLVPTPSDGPFAVGGHTDGRGARMAGKAVLVTGAGSAGELPGTGAATAMLLAAQGATVGILDVDAARAAHTRGLVEEVGGRAVALVADITAEDAARGAVDDFAGRVGRLDAVVNNAGISGEGGIAATTRAGWDRVFALNVTAAMQVARAAHPHLVAAGGGSVVNVSSVAALRGFGSGAYGASKGALQSMTVDLAYSWGRDGIRVNCLVPGHLHTPIGDHGGEEGRRLRSAANMLGIEGNAWDLAWAVLFLAGTESRWVTGTVIPVDAGTTAATVLGMLPYMAEARREDADR; encoded by the coding sequence ATGACCGGCACGCCGCACGCCGCTGTTCCCGGCGGGGAGGCCCGCCTCGTTCCGACGCCGAGCGACGGCCCGTTCGCCGTCGGCGGACACACCGACGGCCGAGGCGCGCGCATGGCAGGCAAGGCGGTGCTCGTCACGGGCGCGGGAAGTGCGGGTGAGCTCCCGGGCACGGGAGCGGCGACGGCCATGTTGCTGGCCGCACAGGGGGCCACCGTCGGCATCCTCGACGTCGACGCCGCGCGGGCCGCCCACACCCGCGGGTTGGTCGAGGAAGTCGGCGGCCGGGCCGTCGCGCTCGTCGCGGACATCACCGCCGAGGACGCGGCACGAGGCGCGGTCGACGACTTCGCCGGCCGCGTCGGACGGCTGGACGCGGTGGTGAACAACGCGGGCATCAGCGGCGAGGGCGGCATCGCCGCCACCACCCGGGCCGGCTGGGACCGGGTCTTCGCCCTCAACGTCACCGCGGCCATGCAGGTGGCCCGTGCCGCCCACCCCCATCTGGTGGCCGCGGGCGGCGGATCCGTCGTCAACGTCTCGTCCGTGGCGGCGCTGCGCGGATTCGGCAGCGGGGCATACGGGGCCAGCAAGGGGGCCCTGCAGTCGATGACCGTCGACCTGGCCTACTCCTGGGGGCGGGACGGCATTCGCGTCAACTGCCTGGTCCCCGGCCACCTGCACACTCCCATCGGCGACCACGGCGGTGAAGAGGGCAGGCGGTTGCGCAGCGCGGCGAACATGCTTGGCATCGAGGGCAATGCCTGGGACCTGGCCTGGGCGGTGCTCTTCCTCGCCGGTACGGAATCGCGCTGGGTCACGGGAACGGTGATCCCCGTCGACGCGGGCACCACCGCCGCGACCGTGCTGGGCATGCTGCCGTACATGGCCGAGGCCCGGAGAGAAGACGCCGACCGGTGA
- a CDS encoding amidohydrolase family protein — protein MIGADNVSEQRKPIFDCDNHMYEERDSFTRYLPKEYLGQAVAPVTLADGREVILAGDRIVVCLEPEFGQVYRPGSLKEMLKAMGSGNPEETYQFEPMREEYTNRDARLAAMDAQGVDQTIMYPGGWALVAEEYVRGVEPLYANYHSFNRYMNDVWGFDHQGRIYAPAMMSLRDLPSAVKELEYVLEQGARFILLPTGPVYGRSPGDPYFDPFWKLVDEAGASVCYHISEYYYNSHAAPAWGHDPSPIHFRMSAWQWQNTYGQRPIEETLSALIFDNLFGRFPNIHVLVSEFGAEWVPHFVRHMDKSRGMGRNGPWIGGQLDERPSQVFRKHVRVVPYPEDDVVSLVRRLGHHDSLVMGSDFPHAEGLANPADFRGLLGDLDESVKDDIMYNNAQILVSR, from the coding sequence GTGATCGGAGCTGACAACGTGAGCGAGCAGCGCAAACCCATCTTCGACTGCGACAACCACATGTACGAGGAGCGGGACTCGTTCACCCGCTACCTCCCCAAGGAATACCTGGGGCAGGCCGTCGCGCCGGTCACTCTGGCGGACGGCCGCGAGGTCATCCTGGCCGGCGACCGGATCGTGGTGTGCCTGGAGCCGGAGTTCGGCCAGGTCTACCGGCCCGGCTCGCTCAAGGAGATGCTGAAGGCGATGGGCTCGGGAAACCCCGAGGAGACCTATCAGTTCGAGCCGATGCGTGAGGAATACACCAACCGCGACGCCCGGCTGGCGGCCATGGACGCGCAGGGCGTGGACCAGACCATCATGTATCCGGGCGGGTGGGCCCTGGTCGCGGAGGAGTACGTGCGGGGCGTCGAGCCGCTGTACGCCAACTACCACTCCTTCAACCGCTACATGAACGACGTGTGGGGCTTCGACCACCAGGGGCGCATCTACGCGCCCGCCATGATGTCGCTGCGCGATCTGCCCAGCGCCGTCAAGGAGTTGGAGTACGTGCTGGAGCAGGGTGCCCGCTTCATCCTGCTGCCCACCGGCCCCGTCTACGGCCGGTCGCCGGGCGACCCGTACTTCGACCCGTTCTGGAAACTCGTCGACGAGGCCGGCGCCAGCGTCTGTTACCACATCAGCGAGTACTACTACAACTCCCACGCGGCGCCGGCCTGGGGCCACGACCCCAGCCCGATTCACTTCCGGATGTCCGCCTGGCAGTGGCAGAACACCTACGGTCAGCGCCCGATCGAGGAGACGCTGTCCGCGCTGATCTTCGACAACCTCTTCGGCCGGTTCCCGAACATCCACGTCCTGGTGTCCGAGTTCGGCGCGGAGTGGGTGCCGCACTTCGTCCGGCACATGGACAAGTCCCGCGGCATGGGCCGCAACGGCCCCTGGATCGGTGGCCAGCTCGACGAGCGGCCCAGCCAGGTCTTCCGCAAGCACGTACGCGTCGTGCCGTACCCGGAGGACGACGTGGTCAGTCTCGTCCGGCGGCTCGGCCACCACGACTCGCTCGTGATGGGATCCGACTTCCCGCACGCCGAAGGCCTCGCCAACCCCGCCGACTTCCGCGGACTGCTGGGCGACCTCGACGAGTCCGTGAAGGACGACATCATGTACAACAACGCCCAAATCCTCGTCAGCCGCTGA
- a CDS encoding MaoC/PaaZ C-terminal domain-containing protein — translation MPLSVDEVKAGDSREQVVVEDLKRTQIVQYAGASGDFNPLHTDQEFAVKVAGYPGVFAHGMLTMGMTGRVLTDWLGRENLLRFGVRFKAQVWPGDTLTVTATVDAVTRDDAGPLAEISLRTVNQHGAEVVTGTAAARLAE, via the coding sequence ATGCCCCTGTCCGTCGACGAGGTGAAGGCGGGCGACTCCCGCGAGCAGGTGGTCGTGGAGGACCTCAAGCGCACGCAGATCGTGCAATACGCCGGTGCTTCGGGCGACTTCAACCCCCTGCACACGGATCAGGAGTTCGCTGTGAAGGTGGCCGGCTACCCCGGCGTGTTCGCCCACGGCATGCTCACCATGGGTATGACCGGCAGGGTGCTCACCGATTGGCTGGGCCGGGAGAACCTTCTCCGCTTCGGGGTTCGCTTCAAGGCGCAGGTGTGGCCCGGCGACACGCTCACGGTGACCGCGACCGTCGATGCCGTCACGCGTGACGACGCGGGTCCGCTCGCCGAAATCTCTCTGCGTACCGTCAACCAGCACGGCGCCGAGGTCGTCACCGGCACGGCTGCGGCCCGCCTCGCCGAGTGA